In the Chroococcidiopsis sp. SAG 2025 genome, one interval contains:
- a CDS encoding SDR family oxidoreductase: MSNNILVTGATGNVGSEVVRLLNERRFSVKAAVRSHSASRIRLPSGVESVEFDFEQPQSFEPAFRGINTLFLVRPPAISQVKKYIYPALTIAQAAGVDRIVFLSLLGVERMAIVPHAKIEVYIKFLGLTYTFLRASFFMQNLSTTHSQDIRDNNEIFVPAGKGKTSFIDVRDIAAIAVKVLTEPGHEDRAYALTGSEALDYYEVAQIFTNILGRQIVYTHPSTLNFALKMYVRGLQPGLIVVMLGIYTTARLGLAAKVTEDVRHLLQRSPISMEEFVRDYRASWM, encoded by the coding sequence ATGAGCAATAACATTTTGGTAACGGGCGCTACAGGCAATGTTGGTTCTGAAGTTGTGCGCTTGCTGAACGAACGGAGATTTTCAGTCAAAGCTGCTGTACGAAGTCATTCTGCTTCGCGCATTCGTCTGCCTTCTGGTGTAGAATCAGTTGAATTCGATTTTGAGCAACCCCAGAGTTTTGAGCCAGCTTTTCGGGGGATTAATACGTTGTTCTTGGTCAGACCACCTGCGATTTCGCAGGTGAAGAAATATATCTATCCCGCGCTTACAATAGCCCAAGCAGCAGGTGTCGATCGCATTGTCTTTCTATCTCTACTAGGAGTAGAACGCATGGCGATCGTTCCCCACGCTAAGATCGAAGTATACATTAAATTTCTCGGTCTGACGTACACCTTTCTGCGGGCAAGTTTCTTCATGCAGAACTTGAGTACAACGCATAGTCAGGATATTAGAGATAACAACGAGATTTTTGTCCCAGCAGGTAAAGGTAAGACAAGTTTTATTGACGTGCGGGACATTGCCGCTATCGCCGTAAAAGTGCTGACTGAACCAGGACATGAGGATCGAGCATATGCCCTAACCGGAAGTGAGGCGCTAGACTATTACGAAGTCGCCCAGATCTTTACAAATATTCTAGGAAGACAAATCGTTTACACTCACCCTTCTACCTTAAATTTTGCCCTGAAAATGTATGTTCGAGGGTTACAGCCTGGGTTGATTGTGGTAATGCTTGGGATTTACACTACAGCACGTTTGGGATTGGCAGCAAAAGTTACCGAAGATGTCAGGCATTTGTTGCAGCGATCGCCTATTAGTATGGAAGAGTTCGTGCGGGATTATCGAGCGAGCTGGATGTGA
- a CDS encoding nucleotidyltransferase family protein, with protein MGQVAIAILAAGRGSRFGGDSPKPLAMFRGRSLVSYALKAAGDSGLAPILLVVGYNFQQVATAALPGVNIVHNLQWQSGIASSLKQAVWMLEPNSSIDALCIGLADQPFVTAACYRRLVATYHEGASFVVATYKGTRCNPVLLARSLWIDAMKLDGDEGARQLMRVYPVVEVSCDRIGNPHDIDTKDDLQQLESEVIPKNWTED; from the coding sequence ATGGGACAGGTTGCTATTGCTATCCTTGCTGCTGGTAGAGGTTCTCGGTTTGGAGGGGATTCTCCTAAACCTTTAGCAATGTTTAGGGGACGATCGCTAGTTTCCTACGCTCTTAAGGCTGCTGGTGACAGCGGTCTTGCCCCAATTTTACTCGTCGTCGGTTACAATTTCCAGCAAGTAGCCACGGCAGCCTTACCAGGTGTGAATATAGTACATAACCTTCAATGGCAAAGTGGAATTGCTTCAAGTCTAAAACAGGCTGTGTGGATGTTGGAGCCGAATAGCTCTATTGATGCTCTCTGCATTGGGCTTGCCGACCAACCATTCGTCACGGCTGCTTGTTACCGTCGTCTCGTAGCTACCTATCATGAAGGAGCTTCTTTTGTGGTAGCTACCTATAAAGGAACTCGGTGCAACCCCGTCCTCCTTGCTCGTTCGTTGTGGATTGATGCCATGAAACTTGACGGGGACGAAGGAGCTAGGCAGTTGATGCGAGTTTATCCAGTTGTGGAGGTCAGTTGCGATCGCATCGGTAATCCACATGATATCGATACTAAGGACGACCTGCAACAATTGGAATCTGAAGTGATTCCCAAAAACTGGACAGAGGATTAA